GAGACCGCCAACGCCATGGAGCGCATAACGATTCGATACAACATAGGATCACTCTCCCCTCTTTCCTGGCCTGTATTACCACCAGTCATCGCAGTAACAATCCCAGTTGGCGCACGAGGATTGGGTCCAACCGCAACCGACATTGGCGCAATGTTCGCCCAGGTAGGTCATTCCTGCAAGACAACCGGAGCGGCAATGCCCGCTGCCTCCATAACAGCCGGACATGGTGCAGTCCATGTTATATGGGCCCTTGCACTTCACAGTGTCACGCAATTCCACATAACACGATTGACAGGGTGGATAAGGTGGTTCTGCCCTTCCGGGACGCGCCAGTCCAACGAGCAAACCAGCCATGGAAATCACCGGCACCACAAATGCCAGGAGCCGGATCGGCCGCTGAATTTCGATGACGTTCATTTCGTCCGCACCCTCCTGAAGTCTGTATACCCCCCCCCTGAAATTTTGTCAATCCCTTTCGCCTCGCTTTCTCAGAACAAATAGACGTTTGACGCGCGCCATTCGTGCAAGACAATTCCATCCGAAAGGCAGGAGTGGCAGAGACAGGCCGAGCCGCCAGCAGCGCGCCGTGCCTGTCAATTCAAATTACAATCCCGTTCCGGTTGGCCAGTAGACGCTGGGCGCAATTCTGAACCGGCGCGAAATACGTGCCTGGCAATTCTCCCCTCAGATCAGGCGTCTGCCGCATGCTGGCTGCCACCGCCGCCAACTTCGCCAGGGAGGCGTTCATGGAGCAACTGGCCGCTGCTGTCAATGCGGACCCGCTCGACTTCCGCTTGTCACCGACAGCCCGGAGGTGAAGCTTGCGGCCTTGGCAGCCAATGGGCGCCTCGCGGGAAATACGCGGCTCTACTTCAGCGTCACCAGCCGGAAGTGAAACCTATCCCCTGACGCGCCGCTCAGCAGAATCTGGTTGCCGGCGCTGCCGTAGATACGGCTCCTGACCGCCAGCGCCTCTGGCTGTTCCACCGGCGTCCAGGCCCGGCTCGCGCGGTCAAAACGATGGATCGTGCCGAACGAAGCGTAGATCTCTCCTCCGTCGGTGACTGCCATCCCGCCAATGCTCTCGGGTTCCCCGTTGTTCCGAAGCGGGCGCGCCGGCTTGTACATCCCGATCACTTCCCCGCTGTTGCTCAGTTCGGCGAGCACCCCGCTGCCCGGGGCATACAGAACCACGCGGCTCCGGGACACTGCCATGCAGGACAGACCGAGCTTCACGTCCGGCTCGCCCGGCGTATCGTCTTCAGCAAAATCCTTCCGCTTCAGGAGTTGTTGCAGGAGTTTTCCTGTCTCGGACCAGCGGTAAAGCACAGGATCGGCGCTGTTTCTGTCTTCGACCGTTCGCACATTGTACCCCCAGCCCCAGATGGTATTGTCAGGTGCGACGGCGATGTGCCGCGAGTAAATCGGCGTAATCTTTTCCCTGTGCGTCATCTGCCCTTCCGCGGTATAAATAAGCAGCCAGGAGGATCGGGTGTCGTTCAGGTTCTTCGTCGTTGCCGTGACGGCGAACCGGCGCCGGTCAGGGAAAACCGCCAGGTCGACACCGTATACCTCTTTCGCCTCTGGCACCTCGATGGTAATTTGCGAAACGAGACGGTCCGCCACCGGATCCAGCACTGAGAAATGCGGCGAACCGGAACCCGGCCAATGCAGGAAAGGCAGCCAGCCGTAATGATATCGCGGGACTCTGACCTGCCCTCCCGGCAGCGTCTTCATCCGAAACTCTGCCCTCTCCGCCTTCTGCTCGGCCTGGCAGGGGACGAGCCCCATACGCACCAGAGAAACTGCCGAAACCATCGAGCGCATGACAATTCCATACAGCATCACATCACCCTCCTGTGCTGTAATCCATTCTCACTCCCAATCGTCGCAATAACAGTCGAAGTTAAAACAAAATGTCTGGGTCCAACCGCATCCCACATTGGCGCAATCTTCGCCAAGGTACATCATTCCGGGCCGGCACCCGATACGGCACTGACCATTACCCCCGAAACAGCCTTTCATTGTGCAATCTTCACCCTTCAAGTTCTGGCATGGAAAAACCGGCTGCACGTCTACATAGCGAGACCAACATACTGGATTCGGTGGTTCTGCCCTCCCGGGATGTGCCAGCCCAATGAGCAAGACCGCTACCGAGATCATGGAAGCCACACTAGCCAGCAGCCGGATAGGCCAGTGGATTCTGGATATTCTCATTTCGTCCGCGCCCTCCTGGGGTCACTTATACCCCCCCCGGAACTTTTGTCAATCCTTTTCGGCTCGCTTTTCATTTACAGGGATGGACGATTGAGGTGCGCCATTCGTGCAAGACAATTCCATCCAGAAGGCAGGAGTGGCCGAGACCGGCCGAGGCGCCCGCGGTGCGCCGCCCGGAACTCTGGGCTGTAGCGCGGCGGGCAAATTCTCGAATGCGAATGCTTTGCAGCAGACCAGAAATAGAGTCCGTCGGGCAATGAGAAGGCGAATCGCCAGAAGCCAGGCAGACAAAATAGCGAAATATCAGTTACTTGTACGGCATCCTACGGCAGCGGTACGGCGCGCTGCAGCAGGTGCAGAATGTTGCCTTCGGGGTCGGCAAAGAAGACGACCTTATTGCCTTTGCTCTCGCTGGGCTCGCCCAGGAAATGCACGCCCTTCTGCCGGAGCCGCGCATACTGCGCTTCGAAGTCGTCCACTGTCAAAGCCAGATGCCGCAGCCCGGGGGATTTCATCGTGTTCGGTCCGCGGTCGCCTTCCGCCGGGATGAACTCGATCATCGACCCGTTGGGCGCTTTCACGAACACCGCCGTCGAGCCGCGGTAGTTGATCGTGAAACCCAGCGTGTCCACGTACCACTGCGCCAGCGCCGCCGGATCGGGTGTCGCAATCGCGGTGTGTTCGATCCCCTGGATCATGATGCGCCTCCTCAGCTCACCACGTACGGCGCGCGGTAGTCGCGCGAGATCAGTTTGTTCGCCTCGGCGTCGGCGCCAAAGTTCCGAGCCCGGTCATCCCAGTGCAGCAGCCTGCCCACGCGATAGCTCACGTTGGCCATGTGGACCAGGATCACGCTCGTCGCGCCGATCTCGATGTCTGCGGTCAGGTCTTTGTGATTGCGCGTGCGGCAGGCGTGAAGGAAGTTTTCCATGTGCAGCACCGTCGTGTTCTTGCCGCGCTCCGCTTTGACGTCCGCCACCAGCTCGTTCTTCTCGCCCTTGTAAACCTGGTAGCCGCGCTCGTCGAGCCACATCCAGCCTTCGCTGCCGAAGTACAGGTTGCCGACAGGATAGGTGCCCACGGGCTGCCCGCCCTCTGGTCCTGTCAGCAGCCCGCGCACTTCAAATGTGATCTGCTTCGCGCCGTAAGAGAAGCTTGCGTGCTGTGTGTTGGGCGTTTCCTGGTCGTCGTCGTAGACGAATTTGCCGCCTGTGGAGACAGCCGTTTCCGGCAGTCCGATGTCGCCCAGCGCCCAGCGGCACAGGTCCATTTCATGGATGCCCTGGTTGCCGATATCGCCGTTGCCCGTGTCCCAGAACCAGTGCCAGTTGTAGGCGAAGCGGTTCTTTGTGTACGGACGCATCGGCGCCGGACCGAGGAACAGATCCCAGTCGAGCCCCGGCGGCACGGGTTCGGGCGGAGTCTTGCCGATCGAGCGCCGCCGCTTGAAGCACAGCCCTTTGGCCATGTACAGCGGTCCGATGATGCCGTTCTGCAGCTCCTGAATGGCGCGGATCTTGTGCGGGGTCGAGCGGCTCTGCGAGCCGATCTGCACCATGCGCTTCGTCTGGCGCGCCACTTCGATCATCTTGTAGGCTTCATAAATGTTGTGGCTGGCGGGCTTCTCGCAATAGACGTCCTTGCCCGCGCGGCACGCCCAGATGGTCGCCAGCGCGTGCCAGTGGTTGGGCGTGGCGATGGACACCGCATCCACTTCCTTGCTGTCGAACATCTTGCGCATGTCGGAGAACTCTTCCGCCTTCGGCGCGCCAGCCTTGGCCAGAATCGACTGCGCCCGCTCCCGCGCCGCCTGGTTGACGTCGCACAGACCCGTCACCTGCGCCGCAGGAATCTGGAGGAACGACTGCACATGATCGCGCCCCCGCCCGCCAATGCCAATGACGCCGATCCGGATCCTGTCGTTGGCGCCCACGACGCGTGTCGCCGCCAGCGCCATGGTCGCACCCTGAAAGAAATGCCGCCGTGTCCACATGCTCATCGCTGCCCTCTCCTCATGCCTGTGGGTACGGTACGAAAATATCACGCGCAGCGGGCGGCTTGCTCGGGCGCTCCTGTTCACAAATTTCTTGCACGTCCGTTGCAACCAGTCCCCGGAGTTGCGCTTCAATAGAGGAGACGCGAGCCTCGGCGCCTCTGGGTGAGACTTGAATACGAAGGAGTCGCAGAAACCATGATTCGTGCATCGGGGATACTTCTGAGCCTGGTGATTGCGGTCGCAGCCTGGGCCAATAGCGGCGGCGCGCCGCCTCAACTGAGCGGCGCCCCTGGCGAAGGCAATTGCTCCGCCTGCCATGGCGGAACTCCGAACTCCGGGCCAGGCAGTCTTCAGATCCGTTTTGACGGGGCCACCACCTGGACGCCCGGCCAGGCGGTGAAGGTCAAAATCACGCTCTCTGATCCGAATGCCTCGCGCTGGGGGTTTCAGTTGACGGCCCGCGCGGCCTCGAATCCGAACCAGATGGCAGGCAGTTTCCGCATCATCGAGGACACGACACGTCTGGCGGCTGGCGCACCGCCCGGGCTGCAATACGTCACGCACACTCTGACCGGGACGCGTCCCGGAACCACGGGTTCCGTCTCCTGGGAAGTCGAGTGGACGCCGCCTTCCAGCGCGGGATTCGGAGACGTCATCTTCTATGCTTCCGGCAACGCCGCCAATGGCAACGGACAAGCTGATCTCGGCGACCGGATTTACACGTCCACGTTTACTGGTTCTCCCGGCACGCCGACCTCAGGCATCATCAGGGTGCTACCGCAGCTTGCGTACGGCTCGTCGCCGGAGCTGGGCAACTGGTCTACTTCCGTCTACCTGCACAACACCACCTCGTCACCCGCTCAGGCGGTCGCCCGCTTCTTTGGCGCCAACGGGACTCCGCTGACCGTGCCGGGAATCAACGCGTCGGTCGCTGTCGTGAATCTTGCCGCCCGAGGCACCAGCGCGATCGAAATTCCCAACGTCGGGCCCCTGACGCAGGGTTCGATCTTCCTCGAGTTGCCGGACGGGATCATCGGTTACGGGATCTTCCGCCAGGCGCTGCAGGGCATCAACCCGCAGGAAGGAGTCGTGCCATTCTCCTCGAGCACGGCCACCGGAGCCACCATGCTGTTTGACGAAACCGACTTCGTGACGGCGATCGCAGTCCTGAATCCAGGCTCCGGCGGCATTGCCGTAACCGTGCGCGCCCGCGACTCCGCAGGTTTCGAGATCGGCTCGTTCGTGCTGAACCTCGGCCCAAAGCATCGCGAGGCCCTGGTTGTCAGGGATCGCCCTGAGATGACCCAGATGCGAGGCAAACGCGGCGTGCTGGAGATCAGCTCCATTGGCGGTCCGGTCAGCGTGCTTGGCCTGCGCTTCAATCAGCTTGCCTTCACCTCCATTCTTCCCGTCGAGAGGTGAAGCGGATAAGGGGACAGGAACACAACCTCGCTTTTTCATGACCGCTTCATCGGCTGGTGGAGCCATTACGTTCGGTGTGGGCCGCCCGGCTGCTGGGGTTTCGCCGCTTACTTGAAAATCACCGTGGATTCCGCCCCGAATTTCCGGTAATTCCGCCAGACAATTTCGTTCTTCGAACACTGGACCGTGCCCCGCACGCAGCCTCGGGTCTCCGCGCGCACAGGCATCAGCAGGCTTGCGCCGCCAATCGCCACAGGGCCCAACTCCACCGTGCATTCCGCCTTGTCCTGCGGAAATGAAGCCGGGATGGACACCGCCCGCTGCTCGATCTTCAGGACCCGGTGCGTCTCCTCGTCGATCCAGATCTGCCCCTTCTGTGCGGGCCGCAGCCGCTCGCCTTCCGGCGACACCAGCACCCAGTGCGAATTCTCCGAGCGGATCGAAAATTCATAGACAGCTGCCGTTCGCCCGCTCACCGTTTCGCGCCCCAGCCGCACAAACGACGCGCGCGTGGCAGGGCTCAGGATGTCGGCCGCCGTGGTCAGAAATTCGCCCGTCGACCATGCGCCTGTCGTCTCCGGGCCGCCCTGCACCGGGCGCCCGTTCAGACGCACGTTGCGGTATTGCTCCTTTCCTCCTGACCACATGAGTTCCGCCTCAACGACATCTACCCGGTTCCAGGAAGCCTCGTTGTTGAAGCTCACAAAGCGTGTCGTGATCTGCTCAGCCAGAAAGTCCGGCATCGCGGCTTCCATTCCGGCCACCACGCTTCGCGCCTTCGCGATGACTGGGTCCGCCTCCGGCTCTCCCTCGTCGGCCGGCGCTGCGGGCTTCGCCGCAGGCGGGCCCGGCGACGGCACGGGTGGCGCAGCGGTTGGCGGCGGCGTGGCTGCCGTCGCAGCTTCGGGGGCTGCGCCTTCCAGAGGCCGGGCGGCGGCGTCCCGTTCCGCGGCTGTTCCAGTGCGAAGAAACACCACCGCCCGCGCGGTCTCGGGATCGATCGCATCGCATTGCACCTCGAGCTGGTCGCCCGGCTTCAGCAGCGAGTCCCGCACCGCCTCGCCCTTCTTGTCCCTGAATTGGGTTTTCGCCAGCAGGCGGAAGCGCATCAGCCCGTGCTCGTGCGTCTCGAGGATCAATTCCTTCTCTGAAATGCGCCGCAGCATTCCCTCGAACTTCTCGATTTCTCCCTTCTTCGCGCCTTCCTTCGGCCTGCGCGTGGGCCAGGGCACGCGCGGCATGGGAACCCGCGGCCCCGGATACGGATAGGTCTCTGGCGGATACTGTCCCGGAGGATATTGCCCGGGCGGATATGGTCTCGGCGGGTACTGTCCGGGTGGATACTGCCCCGGCGGCGTCTGCGCGGACAGAAGAAGCGCCGCCAGAGCAGCACCGGCTGCCAGCCACGCGCCCATCGGACTTCTCATGCTTCCTTGAGCCTACGGGAGCCCGCGCCGGCCGTCAACCGCGCTTCCTATACTGGGAAGCGTTGTGAACGCCGCATGGGTGCGCTCGATCTGCCTTTCTTTGCCTGGCGTCACTGAAGAGATACTCTGGGGCGGGGAGCTGGTCTTCAAAGTATCCGGCAAGATGTTCTGTGTTGCGCCGCTGGAGCCGGGCGACATCCTCGTCTCTTTCAAGGTCGGAGAGGAAGAGTTCTCCGAACTGACCGAACGCCCCGGCATCGTTCCCGCCCCCTATCTGGCCCGCGCCCGCTGGATCGCCCTCGAGCACGAAGACGCGATGCCGCCGTCCGAGCTGAAGAGTCGGATCGTAAGAAGCTGGCAACTTGTCGTCGAGCGGCTCCCGAAGCGGGTACGTAACCGTCTCAACGCCCTGCGCCAGCCCTCTCCGCCTGCCAGCGGGTGATCTCGGCGCGGATCGCTGTCTCGACAATGGCCCAGACCGCCGGGTCATTGTCCATCTTCCAGTGGGAGAGCCCGATGCGCCGCGCGATGGCCGGATAACTGCTCATGTCGACCTCGCGGAACAGATAGGTGAACGGAAGATTGCCGAGAATCGCCGTGCGCGACGGATCCGCCGCTCGAATTCGCGGTTCCCCCCGGATGGGTCCGGGATCGCGCTGGTACAGGTTCAGCGCGCGGGCCACGTTGGCCGGGATCAGGTGATCGCGGCGGCCTACGCTGTCCACCTGCACCGTCAGCCGCACCGGCACTCCATGCCGCTCGAGGTCCCGCGCCAGATAGACCGCCGCAGCGCCGCCGAAGCTCTGTCCGTAAAAAACAAAAGCCACCGATTCTGCTTCTTCCCGGCTCAGCCGTCCGTCCCCATTCCGGTCGAGGCTCTTCAGCAGAATCTGCCGCACCCGCTTGCGGTCGTGGTTGCCTGCTGTTTCCACGAACAGCTGCGGCAGCGCCGGCTCGCGCAGCCGCAACGCCAGCCTGCGCACGCTGCGACGCTCATCGTCCCAGCGTTCCCACGCGCCAAGAAACCCGATGACCACCATCGAGCCGCGGGGCAATGGCGAAGGCAGATTCCATTCGATCTGCTTCCGGCCGCCGCCCCGGACCGGTTGGATCAGGGCCGCCGCCGCCAGAACAGCCAGAAAAGGAGCCAGCCTCATTTTTTGCCCAGCGGATCCGCGGGCTCGTATCCCAGCTCGTCGGACAGCGTCTTCACAAGAATCGACAGCACCTTGACGCGGGCATGGTATTTGTCATTGCCCTCGATCAGATGCCACGGCGCGCGCAGCGTGCTCGTCTTCAGCACCATCTCTTCCACGGCCTGCTCGTACGCGCCCCATTTGGCCCGGTTCCGCCAGTCTTCCGCCGTCAGCTTCCAGGACTTGTACCCGGTCCTCTGCCTTTCCTTGAAGCGCCGGAGCTGCTCATCGCGCGAAATGTGGATCCAGAACTTCGCGACTACCGCGCCGAAATCCGTCAACTGCCGCTCGAAGGAATTGATCTCCTTGTACGCCCGCCTCCACTCGGCTTCCGTGCAGAAGCCTTCCACGCGCTCCACCAGCACGCGCCCGTACCACGAGCGGTCGAAGATCGCGATCTGACCCCGCGGCGGCAGCCGCCTCCAGAACCGGTAAAGATAATGACGCGTCTTGTCCTCTCCTTCGGCGCGCTGATGGGCCATACCGTATAGCCGCGCGGGTCCAGCTTCTCCGTGATGCGCCGGATGGTGCCTCCTTTGCCGGCCGCGTCCCAGCCTTCGAACACGATCACCACCGGGCGTTTCTGCTGATAGACCTGCCAGCCCAGCTCGCGCAGCTGCACCTGCCGCCGCGCAAGCTGCACCATGTACTCCTCGCGCGGAAGCGCCAGTGTCAGGTCCAGGGACTTCAGCATCACGCGCCTCCGTTCTCTTCGCCGGTCACCGTCGCTGTGACGCGCCGCAATTCCGCATCTTTCGGATTCGGCCCGCGCACCGGCGGCGCCGCGTCGCCCAGAGCCTTTTCCAGGGCTGCGATGATGGTCTGGAAGACTTTGCGCCGGGCGTACCGGCGGCAGGTGGCTTCGACGATCGTCCACGGAGCGTACTCGCTTTCGGTGCGCTCCAGCATCTCCTCGGCGGCCTCAAGGTACTGTTCGTAGTTCTCGTGCCGTTTCCAGTCCTGCTTCGTGAGCCGCCAGTTTTCCAGAGGGTCTTTCTCGATTTTTTCAAATCGCTTCCTCTGCTCTTTCTTGCTGATGTGGAACCAGAATTTCAGGATGGTTGTGCCGTCGTCAGCCAGCATCCGTTCGAATTCGGCAATGTCGAGGTACGCTTTGCGCCAGTGCTTCTTCGCGACCAGCTTCTCCACCCGGTCGTCCAGCACGCGCAGGTACCACGAGTGATCGAAGATGGCCATTTCCCCGCGGTTGGGGACCTTGAGCCAGAATCGCCATAGCCACGGGTACTCCGTCTCGTACGTACGCGGCGGCGTGATCGTATACAGCCGGAAGCCTCGCGCGTCCAGCCGCGCCGTCAAAGTGGAAATCGCTCCGCCTTTGCCCGCAGCCTCCCAGCCTTCAAACACGACGATGGACGATTTTCCGTGATCCCAGCACGCCTTTTCCAGATCAAACAGACGGCGCTGCAGCGCCGGCAGTTCGTGCTCCCACGTCTCCCGCCCCAGCTTCCGGTTCAGATTCACGTTTTCGAGCATTTGTGCCTCAGCAGATACAGCTGCGCATCGACAGCCTTTTCGCCCTCTTTCCGGACGGCGCGCTCGTACGAACCGTCCTTCTTCATGCGGCGCGCCTTGACGTTGTCCTTCAGATACACATCAAGCACCCGGTCCCGAAGATACCGGATGAGGTTCTGCTGTTCAATGGGGAACAGGGTTTCCACGCGCCGGTTCAGATTCCGCGGCATGAGATCTGCCGAACCGACCAGCACCTCTTCTTTTCCATTGTTCTGGAACCAGTAGATCCGGCTGTGTTCGAGAAAACGCCCCACGATGCTCGTCACGCGGATGTTCTCGCTGATCCCGGGCAGGCCAGGCCTCAGGCAGCAGATGCCCCGGCAGAGCAGATCCACTTTCACACCCGCCATCGAGGCTTCATACAGCAGCCGGATGATGCGTGGATCGGACAGAGCATTCATCTTGAAGATCAGCCGCGCCGGTTTGCCCGCCCGCGCCAGTGCGATTTCCCTCCGGATGAGCGACTCGAAGCGCTCTCTCAGGTTGACCGGCGCCACGAGAAGTTTGCCGTAATCGGATTTCGCAGAATATCCCGTCAGGTAGTTGAACAGATCCGTGCAGGCCGAGCCGATCTCCTCGTCGCAGGTGAACAGCCCGATGTCGGTGTACAGGTGCGCTGTCACGGCGTTGTAGTTGCCTGTGGACAGGTGGACATAGCGGCGGATCTTCGAGCCCTCCCGGCGGACCACCATCGCCACCTTGCAATGCACCTTCACGCCGACGAGCCCGTAGACGACGTGCACGCCTTCCTTTTCCAGAGCCCGCGCCCATTCGATGTTGGACTCTTCGTCGAAGCGCGCTTTCAGCTCAACCAGCACGGCTACCTGTTTGCCCCGGGCATTGGCGTCCAGCAGCGCTTCCACGACCGGCGCATTCGGCCCGACCCGGTACAGAGTCATCTTGATGGCCAGCACGTGCGGATCCCGCGCAGCAGTCCGCAGAAAATCGATCACCGGCTGAAAGCTGTCGAAAGGATGATGCAGCAGGATGTCTCCGCGCCGGATGGCGGAGAAAATATCCTCGTCCTCCTTGAGGCCCCCCAGCGGAGCCGGCGAGAACGGCTTGTCCTTCAGATCCGGCCGGTCCAGTCCCGCAATGTGCTTCAGCCGCACCAGCGCCAGCGGGCCTTCCACGCGGTACACGGCATCATCGTCGATCTCCAGGTTGGTCTTCAGAATTTCGAGAATCGAGTCCGGCATTTTGCGCGGGACTTTCAGCCGCACCACAGCGCCAAACCGCCGCTGGCGGACGCTCTCTTCCACGCTTTCCAGAAGGTCTTCCGCTTCCAGTTCCTGAATGGCGATGTCGGCGTCCCGCGTCACGTGGAAAGGATGCGCTTCTACGATCTCCATTCCCGGGAACAGCGCGTCCAGATTGGCCTGGATGACCTGCTCGATCCACGTGAACGTCAGCGGACGGCCGCTGCGCCGCTGCGCCGGCTTATGCAGCGGCACGATCTGCGCGATCGTATCCGGCACTTTGATCCGCGCGAATCGCTGCTGGCCATTCGGATGGCGCACCAGCACCGCGAGGTTCAGACTCAGATTCGAGATGTGCGGGAACGGCCGGCCCGGATCGAACGCCAGAGGCGTCAGCACTGGATAAATCACTTCCTGGAAATACCGCCGCGCCGCCTCCTGCTGCGCCTCCGACAGTTCCGCATAGTCCAGGATCAGGATTCCGTGTCCCCGCAATTCGCCGAAGAGCTCCCTGCGGCACTTGTGTGCGTCCGCAAAGAGTTTCGTGTAGACATCCCGGATGGCTTCCAGTTGCGCGGCAGGCGTCATGGCGTCCGGGCCGGTTTCGAGGATGCCGGACTCCATCTGGCTGTAGAGTCCTGCAACGCGCACCATGAAGAACTCATCCAGGTTGGAACCCAAAATGGACAGAAACTTGACGCGTTCGAGGAGCGGATTGGCCGGGTCCTGAGCTTCTTCCAGCACGCGCCGCTGGAACTCCAGCAGGCTGAGCTCGCGGTTGATGTACAGAGAAGGATCGTTGAGATCCGGGCCGGATTGCGCGTTGGTCTTCCCGGTTTTGTATCCCTGCTTTGCCTTGGGCCTGGCCATACGGGCTTCCTCTTACTGTAGCCGAGCCGCCGCGGGGCAGGAGAGCGCCGCTGCTGTACCATCGTCATGTGAACGGCAAACCGTCACCGGAATTCCGCGAACTCACGTTGAAGGCGGCCGGGCTGGGCCTGTTTCTCGCCTTCGTCTTTGGCGCGGCCAACGCCTATCTGGGCATGAAGGCCGGCCAGACCGTGGCCGCCACCATCCCGGCCGCCGTCATCGCCATGGCCCTGGCGCGCCTGCCCTGGTGGCGCGGGGGCGTGCTCGAGCAGAACATCGCACGCACCGCCGCCAGCGTCGGAGAAGCGCTCGTGGCCGGGGCCATCTTTACGCTGCCTGCGTTCCTGATGGTGGAAATCGACGGCGTCCGCCTGTGGCAGGATCTCCGTACCCACTACTGGGAAGGCTCGGCGATCCTGCTGGCCGGCGGACTCGCGGGCATCTTCTTCATCGTGCTGCTGCGCCGTGCGCTCTGCGTCGACGCGGGCCTGCCATGGCCCGAGAGCGTCGCCAGCTATGAGATCGTCCGGGCAGGGCAGGAGGCGGGCGACGCTCCGCGGCTCGTCTTCGGCGGCATGGGCTTCGGGGCGTTGATCCAGATCCTGAAAAGCGAGAAGGGCCTGCAGATTTTCCGTGAATACACGGAGGGATTTCTCGAATTTCCCCGCAGCGTGATCCGCCACTTCGACTTTTCGAAGGCTCCGCTTGCGGCCGTTTCGCATGGTGGCGGCGTCGCCTGGTCGACTCCGGCCCTGTCTCCTGCCCTGCTGGGAATCGGCTACATCATCGGCCCGAAATACGCATCCATCAACGTCTCCGGCGGCATTCTCGCCTGGTGGGTGCTCATTCCGCTTCTGCTGTTTTTCGACCCGGACTTCGCCTCGCGCTCCGGGGCGGCCGATCCCGCCGTGGCCGCCTACACGATCTGGATGAATGTGGTGCGCCCGCTGGCCGTGGGCACCATGCTGGTGGGCGCGGCGAACACCATGTGGTCGATGCGCCAGTCAATCGCGCAATCGCTCG
This DNA window, taken from Bryobacteraceae bacterium, encodes the following:
- a CDS encoding hypothetical protein (possible pseudo, frameshifted), translating into MLENVNLNRKLGRETWEHELPALQRRLFDLEKACWDHGKSSIVVFEGWEAAGKGGAISTLTARLDARGFRLYTITPPRTYETEYPWLWRFWLKVPNRGEMAIFDHSWYLRVLDDRVEKLVAKKHWRKAYLDIAEFERMLADDGTTILKFWFHISKKEQRKRFEKIEKDPLENWRLTKQDWKRHENYEQYLEAAEEMLERTESEYAPWTIVEATCRRYARRKVFQTIIAALEKALGDAAPPVRGPNPKDAELRRVTATVTGEENGGA
- a CDS encoding dehydrogenase, producing MSMWTRRHFFQGATMALAATRVVGANDRIRIGVIGIGGRGRDHVQSFLQIPAAQVTGLCDVNQAARERAQSILAKAGAPKAEEFSDMRKMFDSKEVDAVSIATPNHWHALATIWACRAGKDVYCEKPASHNIYEAYKMIEVARQTKRMVQIGSQSRSTPHKIRAIQELQNGIIGPLYMAKGLCFKRRRSIGKTPPEPVPPGLDWDLFLGPAPMRPYTKNRFAYNWHWFWDTGNGDIGNQGIHEMDLCRWALGDIGLPETAVSTGGKFVYDDDQETPNTQHASFSYGAKQITFEVRGLLTGPEGGQPVGTYPVGNLYFGSEGWMWLDERGYQVYKGEKNELVADVKAERGKNTTVLHMENFLHACRTRNHKDLTADIEIGATSVILVHMANVSYRVGRLLHWDDRARNFGADAEANKLISRDYRAPYVVS
- a CDS encoding VOC family protein → MIQGIEHTAIATPDPAALAQWYVDTLGFTINYRGSTAVFVKAPNGSMIEFIPAEGDRGPNTMKSPGLRHLALTVDDFEAQYARLRQKGVHFLGEPSESKGNKVVFFADPEGNILHLLQRAVPLP
- a CDS encoding hypothetical protein (possible pseudo, frameshifted), which encodes MAHQRAEGEDKTRHYLYRFWRRLPPRGQIAIFDRSWYGRVLVERVEGFCTEAEWRRAYKEINSFERQLTDFGAVVAKFWIHISRDEQLRRFKERQRTGYKSWKLTAEDWRNRAKWGAYEQAVEEMVLKTSTLRAPWHLIEGNDKYHARVKVLSILVKTLSDELGYEPADPLGKK
- the ppk gene encoding polyphosphate kinase, yielding MARPKAKQGYKTGKTNAQSGPDLNDPSLYINRELSLLEFQRRVLEEAQDPANPLLERVKFLSILGSNLDEFFMVRVAGLYSQMESGILETGPDAMTPAAQLEAIRDVYTKLFADAHKCRRELFGELRGHGILILDYAELSEAQQEAARRYFQEVIYPVLTPLAFDPGRPFPHISNLSLNLAVLVRHPNGQQRFARIKVPDTIAQIVPLHKPAQRRSGRPLTFTWIEQVIQANLDALFPGMEIVEAHPFHVTRDADIAIQELEAEDLLESVEESVRQRRFGAVVRLKVPRKMPDSILEILKTNLEIDDDAVYRVEGPLALVRLKHIAGLDRPDLKDKPFSPAPLGGLKEDEDIFSAIRRGDILLHHPFDSFQPVIDFLRTAARDPHVLAIKMTLYRVGPNAPVVEALLDANARGKQVAVLVELKARFDEESNIEWARALEKEGVHVVYGLVGVKVHCKVAMVVRREGSKIRRYVHLSTGNYNAVTAHLYTDIGLFTCDEEIGSACTDLFNYLTGYSAKSDYGKLLVAPVNLRERFESLIRREIALARAGKPARLIFKMNALSDPRIIRLLYEASMAGVKVDLLCRGICCLRPGLPGISENIRVTSIVGRFLEHSRIYWFQNNGKEEVLVGSADLMPRNLNRRVETLFPIEQQNLIRYLRDRVLDVYLKDNVKARRMKKDGSYERAVRKEGEKAVDAQLYLLRHKCSKT